One window of the Mixophyes fleayi isolate aMixFle1 chromosome 6, aMixFle1.hap1, whole genome shotgun sequence genome contains the following:
- the LOC142160567 gene encoding E3 ubiquitin/ISG15 ligase TRIM25-like isoform X2, whose product MAAADLRGELSCSICQSIYKDPVTLRCGHNFCRVCVDGVLDTQEGSGAYTCPDCREQFQERPALCRNLTLCNIAERYLSTEPEQEDTGIFCNYCIHSPVPAVKSCLMCEASMCSDHLRVHRKSAEHVITEPNNSLRTRKCSVHNKLLQYYCMDDGTQICITCCLAGQHGGHQVVQLNEAYERRKKKLKHVLQKLTSKREQTEKRLHSLEERRSEVQEKAAGERERVTALFRDIRRQLEDLEKRVQSEISRREDQVLLTLCDLIQDLEVKKDELSMKMHIEELCNVTDPVTVFQEQESDREGFCVTEEKDNEDTE is encoded by the coding sequence ATGGCTGCTGCTGATCTGAGAGGGGAGCTGAGCTGCTCCATCTGTCAGAGCATTTACAAagatcctgtaacactgagatgtggacacaacttctgccgggtctgtGTTGATGGAGTGCTGGACacacaggaggggtctggagCTTATACCTGTCCTGACTGCAGAGAACAGTTTCAGGAGCGTCCTGCACTATGCCGAAACCTAACTCTCTGTAACATAGCAGAGCGATATCTGTCTACTGAGCCAGAGCAGGAGGATACTGGGATATTCTGCAATTATTGTATtcactctcctgtacctgctgtTAAATCCTGTCTGATGTGTGAAGCTTCTATGTGTTCTGATCACCTGAGAGTACACAGGAAATCAGCAGAACATGTCATAACTGAACCCAACAATTCTCTGCGGACCAGAAAATGTTCTGTGCACAATAAGTTACTACAGTATTATTGCATGGATGATGGTACCCAGATCTGTATAACTTGCTGTCTGGCTGGACAACACGGAGGACATCAGGTAGTCCAGCTGAATGAAGCATATGAGAGGAGGAAAAAGAAACTGAAACatgttctgcagaaactgaccTCAAAGAGAGAGCAGACTGAGAAAAGACTCCATAGTCTAGAGGAGCGCAGGAGTGAAGTACAAGAAAAAGCAgctggtgagagagagagggttaCTGCCCTctttagagacatcaggagacaactggaagacctagagaagagagtccAAAGTGAGATCTCCAGGCGGGAAGATCAAGTTTTACTCACACTCTGTGATCTGATCCAGGATCTGGAAGTAAAGAAGGACGAGTTGTCCATGAAGATGCACATTGAGGAGTTGTGTAACGTgactgatccagtgactgtctttCAAGAACAGGAATCAGACAGAGAAGGGTTCTGTGTTACTGAGGAGAAAGATAATGAGGACACAGAG
- the LOC142160567 gene encoding E3 ubiquitin/ISG15 ligase TRIM25-like isoform X1 codes for MAAADLRGELSCSICQSIYKDPVTLRCGHNFCRVCVDGVLDTQEGSGAYTCPDCREQFQERPALCRNLTLCNIAERYLSTEPEQEDTGIFCNYCIHSPVPAVKSCLMCEASMCSDHLRVHRKSAEHVITEPNNSLRTRKCSVHNKLLQYYCMDDGTQICITCCLAGQHGGHQVVQLNEAYERRKKKLKHVLQKLTSKREQTEKRLHSLEERRSEVQEKAAGERERVTALFRDIRRQLEDLEKRVQSEISRREDQVLLTLCDLIQDLEVKKDELSMKMHIEELCNVTDPVTVFQEQESDREGFCVTEEKDNEDTEVGGDIKLHDVTYLDEVCISETIHRGLFDIIAAVKGANHKQDALDLLLDVNTAANNVDISEDMKCVSLSQIVQKRPETPERFESYQVLSTRSFSSGRHNWEILTSRSGGWRIGMTYPSVYREGPQSAIGDNNKSWCLRKFYNELTARHKYKEVQLFHNISCQKFRICLDYEAGQLSFYQLCDPIRHLHTFTATFTEPLHAAFYVWGSKAWVRVSK; via the coding sequence ATGGCTGCTGCTGATCTGAGAGGGGAGCTGAGCTGCTCCATCTGTCAGAGCATTTACAAagatcctgtaacactgagatgtggacacaacttctgccgggtctgtGTTGATGGAGTGCTGGACacacaggaggggtctggagCTTATACCTGTCCTGACTGCAGAGAACAGTTTCAGGAGCGTCCTGCACTATGCCGAAACCTAACTCTCTGTAACATAGCAGAGCGATATCTGTCTACTGAGCCAGAGCAGGAGGATACTGGGATATTCTGCAATTATTGTATtcactctcctgtacctgctgtTAAATCCTGTCTGATGTGTGAAGCTTCTATGTGTTCTGATCACCTGAGAGTACACAGGAAATCAGCAGAACATGTCATAACTGAACCCAACAATTCTCTGCGGACCAGAAAATGTTCTGTGCACAATAAGTTACTACAGTATTATTGCATGGATGATGGTACCCAGATCTGTATAACTTGCTGTCTGGCTGGACAACACGGAGGACATCAGGTAGTCCAGCTGAATGAAGCATATGAGAGGAGGAAAAAGAAACTGAAACatgttctgcagaaactgaccTCAAAGAGAGAGCAGACTGAGAAAAGACTCCATAGTCTAGAGGAGCGCAGGAGTGAAGTACAAGAAAAAGCAgctggtgagagagagagggttaCTGCCCTctttagagacatcaggagacaactggaagacctagagaagagagtccAAAGTGAGATCTCCAGGCGGGAAGATCAAGTTTTACTCACACTCTGTGATCTGATCCAGGATCTGGAAGTAAAGAAGGACGAGTTGTCCATGAAGATGCACATTGAGGAGTTGTGTAACGTgactgatccagtgactgtctttCAAGAACAGGAATCAGACAGAGAAGGGTTCTGTGTTACTGAGGAGAAAGATAATGAGGACACAGAGGTAGGCGGTGATATAAAGCTCCATGATGTCACTTATCTGGATGAGGTTTGCATTTCAGAGACAATACACAGAGGCTTATTTGATATTATAGCTGCTGTAAAGGGAGCGAACCATAAGCAGGACGCTTTAGACCTACTATTGGATGTAAACACGGCTGCAAATAATGTAGATATATCAGAGGACATGAAATGTGTGTCCTTATCACAAATAGTCCAGAAACGtccagaaacaccagagagatttGAGAGTTATCAGGTTTTAAGTACCAGGAGTTTCTCCTCTGGACGACATAACTGGGAAATTCTGACGAGTAGATCAGGTGGCTGGAGAATAGGAATGACTTACCCCAGTGTTTATAGAGAAGGCCCCCAATCTGCCATAGGAGACAATAACAAGTCCTGGTGTTTGCGAAAGTTTTATAATGAGCTCACAGCGAGACATAAGTATAAAGAAGTCCAGTTATTTCATAATATTTCCTGTCAGAAATTCAGAATTTGTCTGGACTACGAGGCCGGGCAGTTGTCATTTTATCAGCTGTGTGACCcaatcagacacttacacaccttcactgccaccttcactgagccccttcatgctgcgTTCTACGTGTGGGGGAGTAAGGCGTGGGTAAGAGTCAGCAAGTGA